A stretch of Carya illinoinensis cultivar Pawnee chromosome 14, C.illinoinensisPawnee_v1, whole genome shotgun sequence DNA encodes these proteins:
- the LOC122295031 gene encoding inner membrane protein PPF-1, chloroplastic-like, which yields MANTLISSPSFFVMPLPSLSGHGLHILPHRSRLASTTRVKLSFHDIPPIDSFPSTVALSAVITKAEGLLYTLADAVVVADPSASSSADAAVQKNNGWFGFISDAMEVVLKVLKDGLSAVHVPYAYGFAIILLTVIVKVATFPLTKQQVESTLAMQNLQPKIKAIQQRYAGNQERIQLETSRLYKQAGVNPLAGCFPTLATIPVWIGLYQALSNVANEGLLTEGFFWIPSLAGPTTIAARQSGSGVSWLFPFVDGHPPLGWYDTAAYLVLPVLLVASQFFSMELMKPPQSDDPAQKNTLLVFKFLPLMIGYFSLSVPSGLSIYWFTNNVLSTAQQVWLRKLGGAKPLVTENASGIITAGRAKRSASQPVQRGERFKQLKDEVENKKLNMALPTEDVQNLASTSDSEDDPDEETKDKGEEALEEAYASTSGKEVPNYPRPRRSKRSKRKRAV from the exons ATGGCGAATACCCTTATTTCATCCCCTTCATTCTTCGTCATGCCCCTTCCGTCCCTCTCTGGCCATGGCCTCCACATCCTCCCTCACCGTAGTAGGCTTGCCTCCACCACCAGAGTCAAGCTCAGCTTCCATGACATCCCTCCCATCGACTCCTTCCCCTCTACGGTTGCTTTATCCGCTGTAATTACCAAGGCCGAAGGCCTGCTCTACACCCTCGCTGACGCCGTGGTCGTAGCAGACCCATCCGCCTCCAGCTCAGCCGACGCCGCCGTACAGAAAAATAACGGTTGGTTCGGTTTCATCTCTGACGCCATGGAAGTCGTTCTGAAG GTATTGAAAGATGGTCTTAGCGCTGTGCATGTGCCGTATGCGTATGGATTTGCCATTATATTGCTTACGGTTATTGTTAAAGTGGCAACATTTCCTCTGACAAAGCAACAG GTTGAATCAACGCTAGCTATGCAAAATCTTCAGCCAAAGATTAAAGCCATTCAACAGAGATATGCTGGTAATCAG gaAAGAATACAACTTGAGACATCGAGGCTATATAAGCAAGCAGGGGTTAATCCCTTGGCAG GTTGTTTCCCCACTTTAGCTACTATACCAGTCTGGATAGGGCTATATCAAGCCCTTTCAAATGTGGCGAATGAG GGACTGTTGACAGAAGGTTTCTTTTGGATTCCTTCTTTGGCCGGCCCTACTACAATTGCTGCTCGACAAAGTGGATCTGGCGTTTCTTGGCTTTTTCCATTTGTG GATGGCCATCCACCTTTGGGCTGGTATGACACTGCAGCCTACCTTGTTTTACCTGTCCTCCTTGTTGCTTCTCAGTTTTTTTCAATGGAACTTATGAAACCTCCCCAG AGTGATGATCCGGCTCAAAAGAACACACTTCTTGTTTTCAAGTTTCTTCCACTCATGATTGGTTACTTCTCCTTGTCTGTCCCATCGGGATTATCAATTTACTG GTTCACAAACAATGTGCTCAGCACTGCCCAACAAGTATGGTTACGCAAATTAGGTGGTGCAAAACCTCTTGTAACTGAGAATGCTAGTGGAATTATTACAGCTGGACGTGCAAAAAGATCAGCTTCTCAGCCGGTACAGCGTGGCGAGAG GTTTAAGCAGTTAAAGGATGAAGTGGAGAACAAAAAGTTGAACATGGCCCTACCTACGGAAGACGTCCAGAATCTGGCTTCCACATCTGATTCTGAGGATGATCCAGATGAAGAGACTAAGGACAAG GGTGAGGAGGCTCTTGAAGAAGCATATGCTTCTACCAGTGGCAAAGAGGTACCAAATTACCCACGACCCAGGAGAAGCAAGCGATCAAAGCGGAAGCGTGCCGTATAA
- the LOC122295033 gene encoding CLAVATA3/ESR (CLE)-related protein 46-like: MVSSCFYKAPFTIKLPLVACTKTIIKMSRLTLIHVFLALLLLAAASQYSYFSISVQAVESVHFRLRKGQQPPGSRSHNGDALPNWVEEKKIHKTPSGPNPMGNHSPPSRR; encoded by the exons atggTTTCATCATGCTTCTACAAAGCCCCATTCACAATAAAGCTTCCACTCGTAGCATGCACCAAAACCATTATCAAAATGAGCAGACTCACTCTAATCCATGTTTTCTTGGCTTTGCTCCTGCTTGCAGCAGCTTCTCAGTACTCTTACTTCAGTATCAGTGTCCAAGCTGTAGAATCAG TTCATTTCAGGCTCAGAAAAGGGCAGCAGCCGCCTGGCTCAAGGTCGCACAATGGAGATGCCTTACCTAATTGG GTTGAAGAAAAGAAGATTCACAAGACTCCATCAGGACCAAACCCTATGGGAAATCACAGCCCGCCGTCCAGAAGATAA